Proteins co-encoded in one Nicotiana sylvestris chromosome 7, ASM39365v2, whole genome shotgun sequence genomic window:
- the LOC104224375 gene encoding probable beta-1,3-galactosyltransferase 2 produces the protein MKNTTNWKSRGAESAVKGVFSPKLTILLCIGCFCVGMLFTDRMWTVPEAKGISRTRQIDDQKLGVISEDCDPTSKDVKSETKDILGEVSKTHHAIQTLDKTISNLEMELAAARSLQDSILSGSPITEDVKIPELTKKRKYLMVIGINTAFNSRKRRDSVRTTWMPQGDKRKKLEEEKGIVIRFVIGHSATSGGILDRAIEAEDKKHGDFLRLEHVEGYLELSAKTKTYFTTAVALWDADFYVKVDDDVHVNIGALGATLARHRSKPRVYIGCMKSGPVLAQKGVRYHEPEHWKFGEDGNRYFRHATGQLYAISKDLATYISINQHVLHKYVNEDVSLGSWLIGLDVEHIDDRRLCCGTPPDCEWKAQAGNICVASFDWSCSGICRSVDRIKEVHRRCGEGENALWNAVF, from the exons ATGAAGAACACTACGAATTGGAAAAGCAGAGGAGCTGAATCAGCTGTTAAAGGTGTTTTTTCACCCAAATTGACCATTCTTCTATGTATTGGATGCTTCTGTGTAGGAATGCTCTTCACTGACAG GATGTGGACAGTGCCAGAAGCTAAAGGGATATCAAGGACAAGACAGATTGATGATCAAAAGCTAGGGGTAATCTCTGAGGACTGTGATCCTACATCT AAGGATGTGAAAAGTGAAACCAAGGATATTTTAGGGGAAGTTTCGAAAACACATCATGCTATACA AACACTGGATAAAACAATTTCAAATTTGGAGATGGAACTAGCTGCAGCAAGGTCTTTGCAAGATTCTATACTGAGTGGCTCTCCCATAACCGAAGACGTGAAGATCCCCGAATTGACCAAGAAGAGAAAATATCTCATGGTCATAGGGATAAACACTGCCTTTAACAGCCGAAAGAGAAGAGACTCAGTTCGTACTACCTGGATGCCACAAG GTGACAAGAGAAAGAAGCTGGAGGAAGAAAAGGGGATTGTAATTCGTTTTGTGATTGGTCACAG TGCAACATCAGGTGGCATTCTTGATAGAGCAATTGAAGCAGAAGACAAGAAGCATGGAGATTTCTTGAGGCTG GAACATGTTGAGGGATATCTTGAACTATCTGCCAAGACAAAGACCTATTTTACTACTGCTGTAGCTCTGTGGGATGCAGATTTCTATGTTAAAGTTGATGATGATGTACATGTAAATATAG GTGCACTCGGAGCAACTCTAGCTAGGCATCGTTCAAAACCCAGGGTGTATATTGGTTGCATGAAATCAGGTCCCGTCCTTGCTCAGAA GGGAGTGAGATATCATGAGCCTGAGCATTGGAAATTTGGTGAGGATGGAAACAGATATTTTCGACATGCAACAGGGCAGCTATATGCGATTTCAAAAGATTTAGCCACTTATATATCTATAAATCA GCATGTTCTACACAAGTATGTTAATGAGGACGTCTCACTAGGGTCATGGCTCATTGGGTTGGACGTGGAACACATAGATGATAGAAGATTGTGTTGTGGAACTCCACCTG ATTGTGAGTGGAAAGCTCAAGCAGGCAACATTTGTGTTGCTTCCTTTGATTGGAGCTGCAGCGGGATATGCAGGTCTGTTGATAGGATTAAGGAGGTTCATCGACGGTGTGGGGAAGGTGAGAATGCTTTGTGGAATGCAGTCTTTTGA
- the LOC138873358 gene encoding uncharacterized protein translates to MVGKDVSDAILRCVNENSNMLDHNNTKIVLIPKKKQPEAISDLRLISFCNVIDRITCKMMANRMKHCLNVIISEAQSAFIPGQLILDNAMISFEINHYLKRKTQGKTGFVALKTDMSKAYDRVEWDYLKNIMLKLCGLCFEGYEDEGLSALLRFYAQSGTLHDVKIAPHAPHVSHLFFQASGQQVNFHKWEISFSGNTTDVIKNSVASILNVRKVDQPGQYLGLPAIVGRSKKEIFNYIVVEVVRDLEFKGFHGSAFSKQKSEGGMGFQRLQHTNTALLAKTGWTILTRPCALEAIVLLWEIWNARNNLAWNGKIIRPKIVILRARRFWKEWISTRSDDNTLKCNIEASYDVNSGRAWAGMLIRDTHGNFVRGFSTPLEALHDAVMAEILTVREALS, encoded by the exons ATGGTGGGTAAGGATGTCTCTGATGCTATTTTAAGGTGTGTTAATGAAAATAGTAACATGCTCGACCATAATAACACGAAGATAGTCTTAATTCCAAAGAAGAAACAACCTGAAGCAATTTCTGATCTAAGACTTATATCTTTCTGTAATGTCATTGATCGCATTACTTGTAAAATGATGGCAAATCGAATGAAGCACTGTTTAAACGTTATTATCTCTGAGGCTCAAAGCGCTTTTATTCCTGGACAGTTAATTCTTGATAATGCCATGATTTCTTTTGAGATAAATCACTACTTGAAACGGAAAACACAAGGAAAGACAGGTTTTGTTGCTTTAAAAACCGACATGAGCAAAGCCTATGATAGAGTGGAATGGGACTATTTGAAAAACATTATGCTCAAGCTCTGTGGACTGTGTTTTGAAGGTTATGAGGATG AAGGTCTCTCAGCACTTTTGAGGTTTTATGCACAAAGTGGTACTCTGCATGATGTGAAGATTGCACCGCATGCCCCTCATGTTTCTCATCTCTTCTTT CAAGCATCGGGCCAGCAGGTTAATTTTCATAAATGGGAGATCTCTTTTAGTGGAAATACTACTGATGTAATAAAGAATTCAGTTGCTTCAATTCTTAATGTAAGGAAAGTTGATCAACCTGGTCAATATCTTGGGCTTCCAGCTATTGTGGGTCGTAGTAAGAAAGAGATCTTCAATTATATTGTGG TGGAAGTAGTGAGGGATCTAGAATTTAAAGGATTTCATGGGAGTGCCTTTAGTAAACAGAAAAGTGAGGGTGGTATGGGATTTCAGAGACTTCAACATACCAATACGGCGCTACTGGCCAAAACAGGCTGGACAATTTTGACAAGGCCATGTGCTCTT GAGGCTATCGTGCTTCTATGGGAGATCTGGAATGCCCGCAACAATTTGGCTTGGAATGGTAAAATTATACGGCCAAAGATTGTCATTCTTAGAGCCCGTCGTTTCTGGAAAGAGTGGATTTCAACGCGATCTGATGATAATACGCTGAAATGCAACATTGAAGCTTCCTATGATGTTAACTCTGGAAGGGCATGGGCTGGTATGTTGATTCGCGACACTCATGGAAATTTTGTTCGAGGATTTAGTACTCCATTGGAAGCTTTACATGATGCAGTAATGGCTGAAATTCTAACAGTTCGTGAAGCCTTGAGTTAG